One Gossypium hirsutum isolate 1008001.06 chromosome A11, Gossypium_hirsutum_v2.1, whole genome shotgun sequence genomic window carries:
- the LOC107897781 gene encoding ribitol 2-dehydrogenase has protein sequence MRSMVSSTSAKGIAAIVGVGPKLGRSIARKFAHEGYTVAILARDLGRLSRFADEIAREEKAQVFAIRIDCSDSRSVREAFEGVLSLGFVEVLVYNAYQSVSWHPTNFTDIKIDSFEKSLAVSSIGAFLCVQKVLPGMVERGKGTILFTGCSASLNGIAGFSELCCGKFALRALSQCLAREFQPLGVHVAHVIIDGVIGSPRGAAASQRGLVGEQQQSGRVGGEVGAGMMMDPDALAQTYWHLHVQDRTAWTQEIDLRPSITTFY, from the exons ATGCGTAGCATGGTAAGCTCTACCTCTGCCAAAGGCATCGCCGCCATTGTAGGCGTCGGACCGAAGCTTGGGCGATCCATTGCCCGCAAGTTTGCTCATGAAGGATACACCGTTGCCATCCTGGCCAGGGACTTGG GGAGATTGTCAAGATTTGCAGATGAGATAGCGAGGGAAGAGAAAGCGCAAGTGTTTGCAATCAGAATAGACTGCTCGGATTCTAGAAGCGTTAGGGAAGCATTTGAAGGGGTTCTCTCACTAGGATTTGTTGAGGTTCTGGTATATAATGCATACCAATCAGTTTCATGGCACCCCACAAACTTTACTGACATTAAAATCGATTCCTTTGAGAAATCTCTCGCTGTGTCCTCCATTGGTGCTTTCCTTTGCGTTCAAAAG GTACTCCCCGGGATGGTGGAAAGAGGAAAAGGAACCATTCTCTTCACTGGCTGCTCAGCTTCACTCAATGGCATTGCTGGTTTCTCTGAACTAT gCTGTGGAAAGTTTGCCCTGAGAGCATTATCCCAATGCCTGGCAAGAGAATTCCAGCCTCTCGGTGTTCATGTTGCCCATGTTATCATTGACGGAGTCATTGGTTCACCCAg GGGGGCAGCAGCATCGCAGAGAGGGTTGGTTGGGGAACAACAGCAAAGCGGCAGAGTAGGAGGGGAGGTCGGGGCGGGGATGATGATGGACCCAGACGCCTTGGCTCAAACCTACTGGCACTTGCACGTTCAAGACCGGACCGCTTGGACCCAGGAGATTGATCTCCGTCCCTCCATCACCACATTCTATTAG